The following are from one region of the Littorina saxatilis isolate snail1 linkage group LG2, US_GU_Lsax_2.0, whole genome shotgun sequence genome:
- the LOC138959505 gene encoding ankyrin repeat domain-containing protein 29-like, with protein sequence MSERQLSAKLRSAINAGDHKAVQRLVKGGVDINAKFWYDSTLLHEAVSMSSVELVQMLIRAGAEVNSTNQDGRTALHLACRGGHIDIVQALIAAGTNVNMRTMDGKTCLHVAVWRGHQEVVERLVKAGANVNITDSEGCTPVYWAARSNYLPILKLLVGAGAKVNYRVKSKWTPLHVALHLGHMAVVRYLILQGAETNITVQNKTVVSLLMDNQHLSHEVRQETLDMLIQAGYNLHKDPWTPPASAPSSKDFKTPSTSSSASQDLHSQEPKRISSETAAPSPAREMATWLGKRKADLPALTCLCRTRIRKRLSYCNKGRSIAEVVQRLQLPSLLVNFLSFRGDKMLGPVSGAQDNG encoded by the exons ATGTCAGAAAGGCAGCTGTCTGCCAAACTCAGAAGTGCCATCAATGCAGGAGACCACAAAGCTGTGCAGAGGCTTGTGAAGGGTGGAGTTGACATAAACGCAAAATTTTGG TATGACAGCACCCTGCTGCATGAAGCGGTGTCCATGTCCAGCGTGGAACTGGTGCAGATGCTGATCAGGGCAGGAGCTGAGGTCAACAGCACTAACCAG GATGGACGCACAGCTCTCCATCTGGCATGTCGAGGGGGTCACATTGACATCGTTCAGGCCTTGATTGCAGCAGGAACCAACGTCAATATGCGCACAATG GACGGGAAGACATGCCTGCACGTGGCGGTGTGGCGAGGGCACCAGGAGGTGGTGGAACGCTTGGTGAAGGCTGGCGCCAATGTCAACATCACTGACTCC GAAGGCTGTACTCCTGTATACTGGGCAGCTcgctcaaattacctgcccatTCTCAAGTTACTGGTCGGTGCAGGGGCGAAGGTCAATTACAGAGTCAAG AGCAAGTGGACGCCGCTTCATGTCGCCTTGCATCTAGGTCACATGGCAGTTGTGCGCTACCTCATTCTGCAAGGAGCAGAAACGAACATCACAGTTCAG AACAAAACAGTGGTATCCCTCTTGATGGACAACCAGCACCTCTCCCACGAGGTGCGACAAGAGACACTGGACATGCTGATTCAGGCCGGATACAACCTCCACAAGGATCCATGGACACCTCCTGCTTCAGCTCCCTCCTCTAAAGACTTCAAGACACCATCTACCTCATCTTCCGCTTCTCAAGATCTCCACTCACAGGAACCTAAAAGGATAAGCAGTGAAACGGCAGCTCCGTCTCCTGCTAGGGAGATGGCTACTTGGCTAGGGAAGAGAAAGGCAGATTTGCCGGCGTTGACTTGTTTGTGTCGAACCCGTATTCGCAAAAGACTGAGCTATTGCAACAAGGGGCGGAGCATAGCTGAAGTTGTACAAAGGCTGCAGCTGCCAAGTCTGCTTGTGAACTTTCTCAGCTTCAGAGGTGATAAGATGTTGGGCCCAGTATCTGGTGCACAGGATAATGGTTGA